A single genomic interval of Zobellia nedashkovskayae harbors:
- a CDS encoding M28 family peptidase, with product MKRFSSTISFLLLLAAIYWGFHTSMPVYEEDFSAPASSFSTDRALKHVKELSLEPHAIGFPAHKKVQEYIVSELEKMGLQTSLQTGYTIGDWGNMSKPENIIAKIEGSGTGKALLLLSHYDSHPHSSFGASDAGSGVATVLESVRAYLSERKQPRNDIIILFTDGEELSLNGADLFVNEHKWAKDIGLVLNFEARGSGGPSYTFIETNRGNQHLIREFIKANPKYPMANSLYYSIYKMLPNDTDLTVFREGRDIQGFNFAFIDDHFDYHTAQDTYARLDKKTLAHQGSYLAPLLEHFSTIELNQLASLNDYVYFNIPLFGVISYPFDWIWPMLALAFLFFVCILVYGFRKKTLTSKGVIIGFVPLFLSLGINGLIGHFSWPVLKRIYPTYNDILHGFTYNGYAYIFAFVCLSLAICFGIYHKFRKTPTTDLVVAPLVLWLILCGAVAQYLPGANFFVIPVFALLASWYVILNQKVPSVLLMVFLTLPTIWLYTPLVKGLPVGLGLKMMVGCTALVTLIFFLLLPIFGMYKRKKKWAYFGLLAFVVTVIYAHMHSGFDTENGKPSSLVYLLDTDKNTAQWASYDHVLIDWNKAFLETDNKTEQKLNKNTISSKYNTLFNRSADAPLKELEGPKIETLRDTIIGDSRTIELCITPQRAVNRLDIFTESIHLEKVKINQIELSPYYLKDRRTSKLVTHYIRDNAYTELEMTIPKDSVLELTFNEASNNLLSHPLFTVPERPKTSIPMPFVLNDAIITTKTIKFE from the coding sequence ATGAAAAGATTTTCCTCCACCATTTCCTTCCTCCTTTTATTGGCTGCTATATATTGGGGGTTTCATACTTCTATGCCAGTTTATGAAGAAGACTTTTCGGCGCCGGCAAGTTCATTTTCCACAGATCGTGCGTTAAAACACGTTAAAGAACTTTCTTTAGAGCCCCATGCCATTGGTTTTCCTGCCCATAAGAAAGTACAGGAGTACATTGTTTCTGAGCTTGAAAAAATGGGACTCCAAACTTCACTACAGACGGGTTATACCATTGGGGATTGGGGAAACATGAGTAAACCGGAGAATATAATTGCCAAAATAGAAGGTAGTGGAACAGGTAAGGCATTACTGCTTCTCTCTCATTATGATAGCCACCCACACTCTTCTTTTGGCGCTAGTGATGCGGGTAGTGGTGTTGCTACCGTTTTAGAGAGCGTAAGAGCCTATCTATCCGAAAGAAAGCAGCCTAGAAATGATATTATCATCTTATTTACAGATGGGGAAGAGTTGAGTCTGAACGGCGCAGACCTCTTTGTAAACGAACATAAATGGGCAAAAGATATAGGTTTGGTCCTTAATTTTGAGGCCAGGGGTAGCGGTGGACCAAGTTATACTTTCATAGAAACAAACAGAGGTAACCAACATCTGATACGTGAATTTATTAAGGCCAATCCAAAATACCCAATGGCCAATTCCTTGTACTACAGTATTTATAAAATGCTTCCAAACGATACTGACTTGACTGTTTTTAGGGAAGGTAGGGATATTCAAGGGTTTAATTTTGCATTTATAGATGACCATTTTGATTACCACACCGCTCAAGACACCTATGCGCGTCTAGACAAAAAGACCTTAGCACACCAAGGCAGTTACCTGGCACCTTTACTGGAGCATTTTAGTACTATTGAGCTAAACCAATTAGCAAGCCTAAACGACTACGTTTATTTTAACATACCTCTATTTGGTGTTATTTCCTATCCGTTTGATTGGATTTGGCCTATGTTAGCACTAGCCTTTCTATTTTTCGTTTGTATTCTAGTCTACGGGTTCAGAAAAAAGACCTTAACAAGTAAAGGAGTTATTATTGGTTTTGTTCCACTGTTCTTGTCCTTAGGTATTAATGGCCTTATTGGGCATTTCAGTTGGCCCGTTTTAAAACGGATTTACCCAACTTACAATGATATTCTGCATGGTTTCACTTATAACGGCTACGCTTATATTTTTGCATTCGTATGCCTTTCTTTAGCCATTTGCTTTGGTATATATCATAAATTCAGAAAAACACCCACGACAGATTTAGTTGTGGCTCCATTAGTTTTATGGCTGATCCTTTGTGGAGCAGTTGCTCAATATTTACCGGGCGCTAATTTCTTTGTCATCCCTGTATTCGCATTACTTGCCTCATGGTATGTGATTTTGAATCAAAAAGTGCCCAGTGTACTGCTTATGGTATTTCTAACATTACCGACTATATGGCTGTATACACCTTTAGTTAAAGGTCTCCCTGTAGGATTAGGTCTTAAAATGATGGTTGGCTGTACTGCATTAGTTACCTTAATTTTCTTTCTGCTTCTTCCTATTTTCGGGATGTACAAGCGTAAAAAAAAGTGGGCCTATTTTGGGCTACTCGCTTTTGTAGTTACTGTAATATACGCTCATATGCATTCAGGTTTTGATACTGAAAATGGTAAACCAAGCAGTCTGGTATATCTTCTTGACACAGATAAAAACACAGCACAATGGGCTAGTTACGACCACGTATTAATTGATTGGAACAAAGCCTTTTTAGAAACGGATAACAAAACTGAACAGAAACTGAATAAAAACACCATTAGCAGCAAATACAACACGCTATTTAATCGGTCTGCAGATGCCCCATTAAAAGAACTTGAAGGCCCTAAAATTGAAACCCTAAGAGATACGATTATTGGAGACAGCAGAACCATAGAACTTTGCATTACACCACAACGCGCAGTAAACCGTTTGGATATCTTTACTGAAAGTATACATCTGGAAAAAGTAAAAATCAATCAGATTGAGCTTTCTCCCTATTACTTAAAGGATAGAAGAACCAGTAAGTTGGTTACCCATTACATAAGGGACAATGCTTATACCGAGCTTGAAATGACCATACCAAAAGATAGTGTTCTTGAGCTCACCTTTAATGAAGCTTCCAATAACCTTTTAAGCCACCCCCTTTTTACAGTACCCGAACGACCAAAAACCAGCATTCCTATGCCATTTGTGCTTAATGATGCTATTATAACCACTAAAACCATAAAATTTGAATAA
- a CDS encoding SDR family oxidoreductase — protein MNKNIAIMGCGWLGLPLAQKFIKKGYSVNGTTTSENKISLLAAEGIHPFLISLSETEIKGDINSFLSRTDVLILNVPPKLRGENKENYVKKMQLVLKAIKSATVRKIVFVSSTSVYGDIDGEVTEDTKPQPSTESGRQLLECEELFQNEPELETTVIRFGGLIGPNRNPVTMLSKRKNLKNGNAPINLIHLNDCIRIIYKSVKENWGQDLFNAVFPYHPDKKDYYSLQAIKNKLQLPEYANDIDKKGKLIRSYNLTNVKEFKFTTTL, from the coding sequence TTGAATAAGAACATAGCCATTATGGGCTGCGGTTGGCTTGGCCTTCCTTTGGCCCAAAAGTTTATAAAAAAAGGATATAGTGTGAATGGCACGACAACATCAGAAAATAAAATCTCCCTATTAGCCGCAGAAGGTATTCATCCTTTTCTCATCTCACTTTCGGAAACGGAAATAAAAGGAGATATCAATTCTTTTTTAAGCCGTACCGATGTTTTAATATTAAACGTCCCCCCAAAATTAAGAGGCGAGAACAAAGAAAACTACGTTAAAAAAATGCAACTGGTACTAAAGGCCATAAAATCCGCTACAGTTCGTAAAATAGTCTTCGTAAGCAGTACATCTGTATATGGTGATATTGATGGAGAGGTAACCGAAGATACCAAACCCCAACCTTCAACCGAATCCGGAAGACAGCTTTTGGAATGTGAAGAGTTGTTTCAAAACGAACCGGAACTTGAAACCACCGTTATACGATTTGGAGGTTTGATCGGCCCTAATAGAAATCCGGTTACAATGCTCTCCAAAAGAAAAAACTTAAAGAATGGGAATGCGCCTATCAACTTAATTCATTTAAACGATTGTATACGAATCATCTATAAATCGGTAAAGGAAAATTGGGGACAAGATTTGTTTAATGCCGTATTTCCCTATCACCCAGATAAAAAAGACTATTACAGCTTACAGGCAATTAAGAATAAGCTTCAATTACCCGAATATGCTAACGATATAGATAAAAAAGGCAAACTTATACGTTCCTACAACCTTACAAACGTTAAAGAGTTTAAGTTTACTACAACGTTGTAG
- a CDS encoding tetratricopeptide repeat protein — protein MKKLIIVLLLSISFSATAQSKSDLQKHYEAFYQEMRVQGDVNGVISALTHLNVIDPSDQRKDTLAFVYANNNQHMQALNTIGIEKKATDSDMAVQVKAISLKALGQPKRALEQFEELFKRTPNPYLAYELADLKIQTGANSEAVTNIDYGMANAKDDMKYAFYERQQPYEVPLKAAFLHLKALTIYDNNSGDIDAAIAKIDEALAIDPNFNLASLSKQALESRKNPPAVAEPEKKQ, from the coding sequence ATGAAAAAATTAATTATCGTACTGCTTTTGAGCATAAGTTTTTCCGCCACAGCACAATCTAAAAGCGACTTGCAAAAGCATTATGAGGCCTTTTATCAAGAAATGAGAGTTCAAGGAGATGTAAACGGCGTAATTAGTGCGCTTACCCATCTTAATGTAATTGACCCTTCTGATCAGCGAAAAGACACCTTGGCATTCGTCTATGCGAACAATAATCAGCATATGCAGGCATTGAATACCATTGGTATTGAAAAGAAAGCAACAGATTCTGATATGGCCGTTCAGGTAAAAGCTATTTCATTAAAAGCTTTGGGCCAACCCAAGCGAGCATTAGAGCAATTTGAAGAACTTTTCAAAAGAACTCCTAACCCTTATTTGGCATATGAACTTGCTGATCTAAAGATTCAAACGGGAGCAAATTCTGAGGCTGTTACCAATATTGATTATGGAATGGCAAATGCAAAAGATGATATGAAATATGCTTTCTATGAGAGACAACAACCTTACGAGGTTCCTCTAAAAGCTGCATTTCTTCATTTAAAGGCACTTACTATTTATGATAACAATAGTGGTGATATAGATGCTGCAATAGCAAAAATAGATGAGGCTCTTGCTATAGACCCTAATTTTAACTTGGCTAGTTTAAGTAAACAAGCTCTTGAATCTAGAAAGAATCCGCCAGCGGTTGCAGAGCCTGAAAAGAAGCAATAA
- a CDS encoding esterase-like activity of phytase family protein, producing MKKLMLLCVGLCLLNSCDYIDDFIGDTPEPISVSPTTILKNNIQYPLPHSVLSTINSNVEIRNGGFGSGATAHPNNEDEFYAITDRGPNTNFLEGKKFPVADYTPRIGHFAVTASGEITLLQSILLKDPSGKLITGIPNPEGKGATGEIPYDASGNKIAFDDFGLDSEGIVALKDGTFWVSDEYGPHIVHYSANGVQLERISPTGVNEGTGDRKLPAVFAKRRANRGMEGLAITPDEKTLVGIMQSTLYNPEKIQSNITRIVTFNLETGYTKQFVYVQEEANLSNSEITAISNTEFLVVERDGKFAGEEAAQKHIYKINLSGATDISGINPEEEFGLMIGDKTIEQATPEELTAANIVPVHKELVIDLVAELGYPHDKLEGIWIMDNNTLGFINDDDFAVSDNDGDGVIEQKILPGSTDIDASSLYMVKANFK from the coding sequence ATGAAAAAACTAATGCTGCTCTGTGTAGGCCTTTGCCTCTTAAATTCTTGTGACTACATTGATGATTTTATAGGCGACACACCAGAACCAATTTCCGTTTCTCCAACAACAATCCTTAAGAATAATATTCAGTATCCCTTACCCCATTCCGTATTATCTACCATAAATAGCAACGTCGAAATCAGAAATGGTGGTTTTGGCTCTGGCGCTACGGCTCACCCTAACAATGAAGATGAGTTTTATGCCATTACTGATCGCGGACCGAATACTAACTTCTTAGAAGGGAAAAAATTTCCGGTTGCAGATTACACACCACGTATCGGACATTTTGCGGTAACAGCATCAGGAGAAATTACACTTCTACAGTCAATTCTTTTAAAAGACCCTTCTGGTAAATTAATTACGGGCATACCTAACCCTGAAGGAAAAGGAGCCACCGGAGAAATACCTTATGATGCTTCAGGAAATAAAATTGCTTTTGACGACTTCGGTTTAGATTCTGAGGGGATTGTAGCACTTAAGGATGGTACTTTTTGGGTTTCTGATGAGTACGGACCTCATATAGTTCATTACTCAGCTAACGGTGTTCAATTAGAACGGATATCTCCTACTGGAGTCAATGAAGGAACGGGAGACCGTAAATTGCCAGCTGTCTTTGCCAAAAGAAGAGCAAATAGGGGAATGGAAGGTCTTGCCATCACACCAGACGAAAAGACCTTGGTAGGCATTATGCAATCTACCCTGTACAACCCAGAGAAAATTCAATCTAACATCACACGTATTGTTACCTTTAATTTGGAAACAGGATACACAAAACAATTCGTTTACGTTCAGGAAGAAGCCAATCTTTCCAACTCAGAAATTACTGCCATTTCCAATACAGAGTTTTTAGTAGTAGAACGCGATGGTAAATTCGCCGGCGAGGAAGCTGCTCAAAAACACATTTATAAAATTAACCTAAGTGGAGCTACGGATATTAGTGGTATCAACCCAGAGGAAGAGTTTGGATTAATGATTGGTGATAAAACCATAGAACAAGCCACTCCAGAAGAATTAACTGCGGCTAATATTGTTCCCGTTCATAAAGAATTAGTGATTGACTTGGTAGCCGAATTAGGTTACCCTCACGATAAGCTAGAAGGCATATGGATTATGGACAACAATACGCTTGGTTTTATAAACGATGATGATTTTGCTGTGTCAGATAATGATGGAGACGGTGTTATAGAACAAAAAATATTACCAGGGAGCACAGACATAGATGCCAGTTCCTTGTATATGGTGAAAGCCAATTTTAAATAA
- a CDS encoding NAD-dependent epimerase/dehydratase family protein, with amino-acid sequence MEKSILIIGACGQIGTELTMALRDTYGNESVIASDIREGNENLMDSGPFEILDATDYDSLEEIVAYYEITEIYLMAAMLSATAEKFPMRAWNLNMNSLFNVLNLAKERKIDKIFWPSSIAVFGPNTPKENTLQSTIMEPSTVYGISKQSGERWCDYYFHKFGVDVRSIRYPGLISWKTMPGGGTTDYAVEIYHKALSKKAYTCFLKEDTELPMMFMDDAIKATLQLMETDSENVKVRSSYNLSAMNFTPSQIAKSIQNHIPDFKMSYEPDFRQAIADSWPSSINDQEARRDWGWKAEYDLKKTTKEMLGNLAP; translated from the coding sequence ATGGAAAAATCTATTCTAATTATAGGTGCTTGTGGCCAAATAGGTACTGAGCTAACTATGGCGCTACGCGACACTTACGGCAATGAAAGTGTAATTGCCAGTGATATTCGTGAGGGTAATGAAAATTTGATGGATTCCGGCCCATTTGAGATTTTAGATGCCACGGATTATGATTCTCTTGAAGAGATTGTAGCCTATTATGAAATTACCGAAATCTACCTAATGGCAGCTATGTTGAGCGCTACAGCAGAAAAATTTCCTATGCGTGCTTGGAATTTGAATATGAATTCGCTCTTCAACGTCCTTAACCTAGCCAAAGAGAGAAAAATAGACAAAATATTCTGGCCTTCCAGTATTGCCGTTTTTGGACCTAACACACCAAAAGAAAACACTTTGCAGAGCACCATAATGGAACCAAGTACCGTCTACGGCATAAGTAAGCAATCAGGAGAACGCTGGTGCGATTATTACTTTCACAAGTTTGGAGTTGATGTACGGAGTATTCGTTATCCTGGGTTAATTAGTTGGAAAACCATGCCTGGTGGTGGAACTACAGATTATGCGGTAGAAATCTACCACAAAGCATTATCAAAAAAAGCATATACATGCTTTTTAAAAGAGGATACCGAATTACCTATGATGTTTATGGACGATGCCATTAAAGCCACTTTACAGCTAATGGAAACCGATTCCGAAAACGTAAAAGTTCGCTCTTCTTATAATCTATCGGCAATGAACTTTACGCCTTCTCAAATAGCGAAAAGCATTCAAAACCATATTCCCGATTTTAAAATGTCTTATGAACCAGATTTTCGTCAGGCAATAGCTGATTCTTGGCCTAGTAGCATTAATGATCAAGAAGCAAGACGTGATTGGGGTTGGAAAGCAGAATATGACCTCAAAAAAACCACGAAAGAGATGTTGGGAAATTTGGCTCCCTAA
- a CDS encoding OmpA family protein — protein MKKLVLYIFMGTCLMVTAQSKEEKANAYFEDFKFDKAIDLYSDLAAEKKRPSLDVIQHLADSYFNMNRYQEAVKWYEKLYSIKGKEVGEGNIIKLVQSLKASMQNEKADELLRDFYTDEDRLNMMLSQKKHLDSMLSQKEKYTTKNLPFNSRKSDFGPMFFNDGLIFASARDTVKSNGELYPWNKQPYLDLYITKPNNSNYIPEKYLENLESSYHDATLTFSWDGQTVYFTRNYLKKKNKLSANDDGLSNMQILRGTIHNNELINITSLSFNSKEYSCGHPALSPDGKHLYFTSNMPGGFGESDIYVVDLNNDGDVLSDPMNLGSTINTRGREMFPFVNNEVLYFSSDSHYGLGGLDIFGSIISSKTEYSLPLNMGKPLNSNMDDFSFIRENKKGNGYFASNRSGGKGDDDIYRFEKVKATDCLEYSGYVLNKLTGEPIVDANVELKNSVDELVSIYRTDDSGYYEIILPCNKKNTLVFSRAGFSKETVIIETGENPEAPSKDNKVYLTPFDSLVEKDGDMEKIKVNPIYFEYDKSDITTRAEIELEKVLFAMETFPEIKIKIESHTDARGSDSYNLELSDSRAKSTRRYLLSKGIDADRIESAHGYGEYQLKNECANGVKCSDQKHLENRRSNFIIVSKQVDEVRNAKK, from the coding sequence ATGAAAAAACTAGTACTATATATATTTATGGGTACATGCCTTATGGTTACTGCTCAGAGTAAGGAAGAAAAAGCAAATGCCTATTTTGAAGATTTTAAATTTGACAAAGCAATTGATTTATATAGCGATCTAGCGGCAGAGAAAAAAAGACCTTCTCTAGATGTTATTCAGCATTTGGCGGATAGCTATTTTAATATGAACAGGTATCAAGAAGCAGTTAAGTGGTATGAGAAATTATATAGCATTAAGGGCAAGGAAGTTGGCGAAGGCAACATTATTAAATTAGTACAAAGCCTTAAAGCAAGTATGCAGAATGAAAAGGCGGATGAATTGTTAAGAGATTTTTATACAGATGAAGATAGGTTGAACATGATGTTGTCTCAAAAAAAGCATTTGGATAGCATGCTAAGTCAAAAAGAGAAATATACCACAAAGAATCTGCCTTTTAATAGTAGAAAATCAGATTTTGGACCTATGTTTTTTAACGATGGATTAATCTTCGCTTCGGCTAGAGATACTGTCAAGTCTAACGGAGAATTGTATCCATGGAACAAACAGCCTTATTTAGACCTCTATATTACTAAGCCAAATAATTCAAACTACATTCCGGAAAAATATTTAGAAAATTTGGAATCTTCTTATCATGATGCAACTTTGACGTTCTCTTGGGACGGACAAACGGTATACTTTACGCGCAATTACCTTAAGAAGAAAAACAAGTTGAGTGCCAATGATGATGGCTTGTCTAACATGCAAATCTTAAGGGGAACGATACATAATAATGAACTTATTAATATAACCTCGTTGAGTTTTAACAGTAAAGAGTATTCTTGTGGACATCCGGCACTAAGTCCCGACGGGAAACATTTGTATTTTACGTCTAACATGCCAGGAGGATTCGGAGAAAGCGATATTTATGTGGTTGACTTGAATAATGATGGAGATGTACTGTCAGACCCTATGAACTTGGGTTCTACAATAAACACACGTGGTAGAGAAATGTTTCCTTTTGTGAATAATGAGGTGTTGTATTTTTCATCAGATAGTCATTACGGACTTGGAGGATTGGATATTTTTGGTTCAATAATTTCTTCTAAGACCGAGTATTCTTTACCACTTAACATGGGCAAGCCTTTGAATAGTAATATGGATGACTTTTCATTCATACGAGAAAATAAAAAGGGTAACGGATATTTTGCTTCTAACCGTTCTGGAGGTAAAGGCGATGATGATATTTATCGCTTTGAAAAAGTGAAAGCAACAGATTGTTTAGAGTATTCAGGATACGTATTGAACAAGCTAACAGGCGAACCTATTGTAGATGCCAATGTAGAACTCAAAAATTCAGTAGATGAATTAGTTTCTATTTATAGAACGGATGATTCCGGTTATTATGAGATAATACTTCCGTGTAATAAAAAAAATACATTGGTCTTTTCAAGAGCGGGATTTTCTAAAGAAACCGTAATTATTGAAACAGGAGAAAATCCTGAAGCACCTTCCAAGGATAACAAAGTGTATTTAACTCCTTTTGATAGTTTGGTAGAAAAAGATGGTGATATGGAAAAAATTAAGGTGAATCCCATCTATTTTGAGTACGATAAATCCGATATCACTACAAGGGCAGAAATAGAACTGGAAAAGGTGCTTTTTGCGATGGAAACATTCCCTGAAATTAAGATTAAAATTGAATCACATACAGATGCCAGAGGTTCTGATTCGTATAATTTGGAGCTATCGGATAGTAGGGCAAAGTCTACTAGACGCTACTTACTTTCAAAAGGTATTGATGCGGATAGAATTGAAAGTGCCCACGGTTATGGGGAGTACCAACTAAAGAATGAATGTGCCAATGGCGTAAAATGTAGTGACCAAAAGCATTTGGAAAACAGACGGTCTAATTTCATTATCGTTTCCAAACAAGTTGATGAGGTTCGCAACGCAAAAAAATAA
- a CDS encoding PorP/SprF family type IX secretion system membrane protein, translating into MKLLCTTIKIVMLSYLAFNMNTAYGQQPPQYTQYMYNTAVLNSGYSARGILEATVLHRSQWVGIDGAPETQSLSVQGRLRERVGLGLTIVNDNIGAANDLDVNGTFSYEIPTGYFTKLSLGINAGIDVLKVDWSKGTYQDGQDPIFAENLNKIRPVFGAGAYFHSSNWYVGVSTHNFLNSQIYSDDQEMVTNRKSQYYLMAGYVMDLSDNLKFKPAVLTKHVAGAPITVDVSGNFLIKETLVLGLAYRYNDAVSALAGLHIAKSFFLGYSYDYSITGLESYNDGSHEIILKYNLFDAKKRALSPRFF; encoded by the coding sequence ATGAAATTACTTTGCACTACTATAAAGATAGTTATGCTCAGCTATCTTGCCTTTAATATGAATACAGCTTATGGGCAACAACCTCCACAGTATACACAATACATGTATAATACAGCGGTATTGAATTCAGGTTATTCGGCTAGAGGTATTCTGGAAGCTACTGTTTTACATCGTTCACAATGGGTGGGTATAGATGGTGCTCCAGAGACGCAATCTTTATCCGTACAGGGAAGATTGAGAGAGAGAGTTGGTCTAGGACTTACCATTGTTAACGATAATATTGGAGCTGCAAATGACCTAGATGTAAATGGTACTTTTTCGTATGAGATACCAACTGGGTATTTTACAAAACTCTCTTTGGGAATTAATGCGGGAATAGATGTTCTAAAAGTGGACTGGTCCAAAGGAACTTACCAAGATGGGCAAGATCCAATATTTGCTGAAAACTTGAATAAAATCCGACCAGTTTTTGGCGCCGGAGCATACTTTCATAGCAGCAATTGGTACGTTGGGGTCTCTACCCATAATTTCTTGAATTCCCAAATTTACAGTGATGATCAAGAAATGGTAACCAATAGAAAAAGTCAGTATTATTTAATGGCAGGTTATGTTATGGACCTTTCTGATAATTTAAAATTCAAACCGGCTGTTTTAACCAAACATGTGGCAGGAGCTCCAATAACTGTAGACGTATCGGGAAATTTCTTGATAAAGGAAACTTTGGTATTGGGCTTGGCATACCGTTATAATGATGCCGTTAGTGCTTTGGCAGGTCTTCATATTGCTAAAAGCTTCTTTTTAGGGTACTCTTATGATTACTCTATAACGGGCTTGGAAAGTTACAATGACGGTTCACACGAAATCATTCTCAAATACAATCTATTTGATGCTAAGAAAAGAGCATTGTCACCTAGATTCTTCTAA